In Nonomuraea muscovyensis, one genomic interval encodes:
- a CDS encoding WD40 repeat domain-containing protein, which yields MASRLRVAVTGLALVVLAGGCGDQVAARDRLLPASVPSTPSGPMPTVPTDGVSARPRDGVPPGSMETAPPATLLATPMATGTPRTATGPPRFFVAAPPPSAHFPEGSKTAVHSPARAVVHDAGTGAVVADVPLPPGVRSSWHHVAATPDNRTFVVAGWTGRETPIRFFRVTLDGDGRPGEPVLLPGTEIDGGNPIGAVALSADGTRLAFTTMLRGGGGRIGVVDLATGRRREWWTNAYSLVTGLAWAPDGRGLAWVPGGQAIGVLDLTRQGTDLMAATTLVPLGNEGVRPMESVAYTPDGKSLVYAAGHTVERVPVAGGGEPEVLVRPEVPAGSSLSLRFSLDGTGRYLIFVGGAEAFRVDLTDGSTARVPLGRSGAGEPPRIAW from the coding sequence ATGGCTTCACGTCTACGCGTCGCCGTGACGGGGCTGGCTCTGGTGGTGCTGGCCGGCGGCTGCGGCGACCAGGTCGCCGCCCGGGACCGGCTGCTACCGGCGAGCGTGCCGTCCACCCCGTCGGGACCCATGCCGACCGTACCGACGGACGGCGTGTCGGCCCGGCCGAGGGACGGTGTGCCGCCCGGGTCGATGGAGACCGCGCCGCCGGCGACCTTGCTCGCCACGCCGATGGCCACCGGGACGCCGCGGACCGCGACGGGGCCGCCGCGGTTCTTCGTCGCCGCGCCGCCCCCGTCGGCGCACTTCCCGGAAGGGTCGAAGACGGCCGTCCACAGCCCGGCGCGGGCGGTCGTGCACGATGCCGGGACCGGCGCCGTCGTGGCGGACGTGCCACTCCCGCCGGGCGTGCGCTCCTCCTGGCACCACGTGGCCGCCACGCCGGACAACCGGACGTTCGTGGTGGCCGGATGGACCGGGCGGGAGACACCCATCCGGTTCTTCCGGGTCACCCTCGACGGCGACGGGCGACCGGGGGAGCCGGTCCTGCTCCCGGGCACCGAGATCGACGGGGGGAACCCGATCGGAGCCGTCGCCCTGAGCGCGGACGGCACCAGGCTCGCCTTCACGACCATGCTCCGGGGCGGCGGGGGGCGGATCGGCGTCGTCGACCTCGCCACCGGCCGGCGCCGTGAATGGTGGACGAACGCGTACTCGCTGGTGACCGGCCTGGCCTGGGCGCCGGACGGGCGGGGGCTCGCCTGGGTGCCCGGCGGGCAGGCCATCGGCGTCCTCGACCTCACCCGGCAGGGTACGGACCTGATGGCCGCCACCACCCTGGTCCCCCTCGGGAACGAGGGAGTGCGCCCGATGGAGTCGGTGGCCTACACCCCCGACGGCAAATCCCTGGTCTACGCCGCCGGTCACACCGTCGAGCGGGTGCCGGTCGCCGGCGGAGGCGAACCGGAGGTGCTGGTCCGGCCGGAGGTGCCTGCCGGGTCGTCGCTCAGCCTGCGGTTCAGCCTCGACGGGACCGGTCGGTACCTGATCTTCGTGGGCGGGGCCGAGGCGTTCCGCGTGGACCTCACCGACGGCTCGACCGCGAGGGTGCCCCTCGGCCGCTCGGGCGCGGGAGAGCCGCCGCGTATCGCCTGGTGA
- a CDS encoding TetR/AcrR family transcriptional regulator, which translates to MPTGVALRDARAQLFDAAERVLLRDGPNALTSRAVTTEAGCAKGVLHRHFADFDAFLAELVLDRIARIDHQAAALRESAGTGTVAGNLAGALTDLFGSVAVAIVGLIIARDDLRARLRQDRPVGVPLLAEAAAMIASYLTAERELGRVAADADVDTLALTLIGAAHLLFAGREGTPPEAGAVRKVVTTIVPPGTSGPTIT; encoded by the coding sequence GTGCCGACAGGGGTGGCCCTCCGCGACGCGCGCGCGCAGCTGTTCGACGCGGCCGAACGCGTCCTGCTCCGGGACGGGCCGAACGCGCTGACCAGCCGGGCGGTGACCACCGAGGCAGGCTGCGCCAAGGGTGTCCTGCACCGGCACTTCGCCGATTTCGACGCCTTCCTCGCCGAGCTCGTGCTCGACCGCATCGCCCGGATCGACCACCAGGCCGCCGCGCTGCGCGAGTCCGCGGGGACCGGCACCGTCGCCGGCAACCTCGCCGGCGCGCTGACCGACCTGTTCGGGTCGGTCGCCGTGGCGATCGTCGGCCTCATCATCGCCCGGGACGACCTGCGCGCCCGGCTGCGCCAGGACAGGCCGGTCGGCGTCCCCCTGCTGGCGGAAGCCGCGGCCATGATCGCCTCCTACCTCACCGCCGAGCGCGAGCTCGGCCGCGTCGCGGCGGACGCCGACGTCGACACGCTCGCGCTCACGCTGATCGGTGCCGCGCACCTGCTGTTCGCCGGCCGGGAGGGCACGCCGCCTGAGGCCGGAGCCGTCCGCAAGGTGGTGACCACGATCGTCCCGCCCGGGACGTCCGGCCCGACGATCACGTGA
- a CDS encoding class I SAM-dependent methyltransferase — translation MPTIPPTGAPLPEHEPHRHRQMAESFGSDTGRYDRTRPHYPDALVKRIVAGSPGPDVLAVGCGTGIDARQFQAAGCTVLGVEPDARMAGFARHSGVEVEVATFEAWDPAGRHFDAVVAGQAWHWVDAIAGAAKAARVLRPGGRLAAFWNVSELPADVAEAFATAYHRVMPDSPFDLRATPGPDGYQALSAKAADGIRQAGAFGEPEHWRFDWEQPYTRDEWLDQMPTHGTLTRFPPDKLAEVLAPVGAAIDAMGGGFTMRYATVAITATRTRPA, via the coding sequence GTGCCCACTATACCGCCGACGGGAGCACCCCTTCCCGAACACGAGCCACACCGGCACCGGCAGATGGCCGAGTCCTTCGGCTCGGACACCGGACGCTACGACCGGACCCGCCCCCACTACCCCGACGCCCTGGTGAAGCGAATCGTCGCCGGCAGCCCCGGGCCCGACGTCCTCGCCGTCGGCTGCGGGACCGGCATAGACGCCCGGCAGTTCCAGGCGGCCGGCTGCACGGTGCTCGGGGTCGAGCCCGACGCGCGGATGGCCGGCTTCGCGCGGCACAGCGGGGTCGAGGTCGAGGTGGCGACGTTCGAAGCCTGGGATCCCGCCGGCCGGCACTTCGACGCGGTCGTCGCCGGGCAGGCCTGGCACTGGGTGGACGCGATCGCGGGCGCGGCCAAGGCGGCGCGGGTGCTGCGTCCCGGCGGCCGGCTGGCGGCGTTCTGGAACGTGTCCGAGCTCCCCGCCGACGTGGCGGAAGCCTTCGCCACGGCCTACCACCGGGTGATGCCCGACTCGCCGTTCGACCTCCGGGCGACGCCCGGCCCGGACGGCTACCAGGCACTGTCCGCCAAGGCCGCCGACGGGATCAGACAGGCGGGCGCGTTCGGCGAACCGGAGCACTGGCGATTCGACTGGGAGCAGCCCTACACCCGGGACGAGTGGCTCGACCAGATGCCCACCCACGGCACCCTCACCCGGTTCCCACCGGACAAGCTGGCGGAGGTGCTGGCGCCCGTCGGGGCCGCCATCGACGCGATGGGCGGCGGCTTCACGATGCGCTACGCCACGGTCGCGATCACCGCGACCCGGACCCGCCCGGCGTAG
- a CDS encoding aminoglycoside 3'-phosphotransferase — protein MSAPMLASVPTEPVTVPEAVLALAGGEAVTPVWRNGLGGLTFRLADGRYAKWSPPGVGLRAEAERLAWAGRWARVPRVLEIGADAEGEWLVTAPIPGRSAVDPRWLAEPATAVVAIGRGLRLFHDALPVAECPFDWSVERRLAQADERIARGSGPAEWFAEHRHLDPEQARARIGEPPPIDRLVVCHGDACAPNTLVADDGGFAAHVDLGSLGIADRWADLAVAAWSTEWNHGPGYADLVYESYGVVPDRERIAYYRLLWDLS, from the coding sequence ATGAGTGCCCCCATGCTCGCCTCCGTGCCCACCGAACCGGTGACCGTTCCCGAAGCCGTCCTGGCCCTCGCCGGAGGGGAGGCCGTCACTCCCGTGTGGCGCAACGGGCTGGGTGGGCTGACGTTCCGGTTGGCGGACGGCCGGTACGCCAAGTGGTCGCCGCCCGGGGTCGGTCTGCGGGCCGAGGCTGAGCGGCTGGCCTGGGCGGGGCGGTGGGCGCGCGTGCCACGGGTGCTGGAGATCGGCGCCGACGCCGAGGGCGAGTGGTTGGTGACGGCGCCGATCCCGGGCCGTTCGGCGGTCGATCCCCGGTGGCTGGCCGAGCCGGCGACCGCGGTCGTGGCGATCGGGCGGGGGCTGCGGCTGTTCCACGACGCGCTGCCGGTGGCGGAGTGCCCCTTCGACTGGAGCGTCGAGCGGCGGCTCGCGCAGGCGGACGAGCGCATCGCCCGCGGCTCCGGCCCCGCGGAGTGGTTCGCCGAGCACCGTCATCTCGACCCGGAGCAGGCCAGGGCACGCATCGGGGAGCCGCCGCCGATCGACCGTCTCGTCGTCTGCCATGGCGACGCCTGCGCTCCCAACACCCTCGTCGCCGACGACGGAGGCTTCGCCGCCCATGTGGACCTCGGCTCCCTCGGGATCGCCGACAGGTGGGCCGACCTCGCGGTGGCGGCCTGGAGCACCGAGTGGAACCACGGTCCCGGTTACGCCGACCTGGTGTACGAGTCGTACGGCGTCGTCCCGGATCGCGAGCGCATCGCCTACTACCGGCTGCTCTGGGACCTGAGCTGA
- the katG gene encoding catalase/peroxidase HPI, translating into MSENHDAIVTDPKTEGEGGCPVAHERAPHPTQSGGNRQWWPERLNLKILAKNPAVANPLGAEFDYAEAFKSLDLAAVKQDIEQVLTTSQDWWPADFGHYGPFMVRMAWHSAGTYRISDGRGGAGAGQQRFAPLNSWPDNANLDKARRLLWPVKKKYGRKLSWADLLILAGNVALESMGFRTFGYAGGRADVWEPDEDVYWGPESTWLGDERYTGERELENPLAAVQMGLIYVNPEGPNGNPDPLAAARDIRETFRRMAMNDEETVALIAGGHTFGKTHGAGPADHVGPDPEAAPIEDQGLGWKSTYGTGKGADTITSGLEVTWTTTPTRWSSNFFWNLFGYEWELTTSPAGAHQWKPKHGAGEGTVPDAHDPSKRHAPTMLTTDLALRFDPIYERISRRFYEHPDEFADAFARAWFKLTHRDMGPVARYLGPEVPSEVLLWQDPLPVRTYDLIDAEDVATLKARILDSGLSVSQLVSTAWASASSFRGSDKRGGANGARIRLQPQSGWEVNDPDRLATVLRTLESVQDAFNAAQTGGKQVSLADVIVLGGCAAVEKAAKDAGFEIEVPFTPGRVDASQEQTDVESFAAMELSADGFRNYLGKGNRLPAEYLLLDRANLLTLSAPEMTVLVGGLRALGANHQASPLGVLTTTPGTLTNDFFVNLLDLGTTWKATSEDANTFEGRDAATGEVKWTGSRADLVFGSNSELRALAEVYASDDAKEKFVNDFVKAWDKVMNLDRFDLA; encoded by the coding sequence ATGTCCGAGAACCATGACGCAATCGTCACCGACCCGAAGACGGAGGGCGAAGGTGGCTGCCCGGTCGCGCACGAGCGCGCCCCGCACCCGACGCAGAGCGGCGGAAACCGCCAGTGGTGGCCGGAGCGGCTGAACCTGAAGATCCTCGCCAAGAACCCCGCGGTGGCCAACCCTCTCGGTGCGGAGTTCGACTACGCCGAGGCGTTCAAGAGCCTCGACCTCGCGGCCGTGAAGCAGGACATCGAGCAGGTGCTGACGACCTCGCAGGACTGGTGGCCGGCCGACTTCGGCCACTACGGCCCGTTCATGGTCCGGATGGCGTGGCACAGCGCGGGCACGTACCGGATCAGCGACGGCCGCGGCGGCGCCGGGGCCGGCCAGCAGCGCTTCGCCCCCCTCAACAGCTGGCCGGACAACGCGAACCTCGACAAGGCCCGTCGCCTGCTGTGGCCGGTCAAGAAGAAGTACGGCCGGAAGCTCTCGTGGGCCGACCTGCTGATCCTCGCCGGCAACGTCGCCCTGGAGTCGATGGGCTTCAGGACCTTCGGCTACGCCGGCGGTCGTGCGGACGTCTGGGAGCCCGACGAGGACGTCTACTGGGGTCCCGAGTCCACCTGGCTCGGCGACGAGCGCTACACGGGCGAGCGGGAGCTCGAGAACCCCCTCGCCGCGGTCCAGATGGGCCTCATCTACGTCAACCCGGAGGGCCCGAACGGCAACCCCGACCCGCTCGCCGCGGCTCGCGACATCCGTGAGACGTTCCGCCGGATGGCGATGAACGACGAGGAGACGGTCGCCCTGATCGCGGGCGGCCACACCTTCGGCAAGACCCACGGCGCGGGCCCGGCCGACCACGTCGGCCCCGACCCCGAGGCCGCCCCGATCGAGGACCAGGGCCTCGGCTGGAAGAGCACCTACGGCACCGGCAAGGGCGCCGACACGATCACCAGTGGCCTGGAGGTCACCTGGACCACGACCCCGACGAGGTGGTCCAGCAACTTCTTCTGGAACCTGTTCGGCTACGAGTGGGAGCTGACCACGAGCCCGGCCGGCGCGCACCAGTGGAAGCCGAAGCACGGCGCCGGTGAGGGCACCGTGCCCGACGCGCACGACCCGTCGAAGCGTCATGCGCCGACGATGTTGACCACCGACCTCGCGCTCCGGTTCGACCCGATCTACGAGCGGATCTCGCGGCGCTTCTACGAGCACCCCGACGAGTTCGCGGACGCCTTCGCCCGTGCGTGGTTCAAGCTGACCCACCGCGACATGGGCCCGGTCGCCCGCTACCTCGGCCCCGAGGTCCCGTCCGAGGTCCTGCTCTGGCAGGACCCGCTCCCCGTGCGGACGTACGACCTCATCGACGCCGAGGACGTCGCCACGCTCAAGGCGCGGATCCTCGACTCGGGCCTGTCGGTGTCGCAGCTCGTGTCCACCGCGTGGGCGTCGGCCTCGTCCTTCCGCGGCAGCGACAAGCGCGGCGGCGCCAACGGCGCCCGTATCCGCCTGCAGCCGCAGAGCGGCTGGGAGGTCAACGACCCCGACCGGCTCGCGACGGTCCTGCGGACCCTGGAGAGCGTCCAGGACGCCTTCAACGCCGCCCAGACCGGCGGCAAGCAGGTCTCGCTCGCCGACGTGATCGTGCTCGGCGGGTGCGCGGCCGTCGAGAAGGCCGCGAAGGACGCCGGCTTCGAGATCGAGGTCCCCTTCACGCCGGGCCGCGTGGACGCGTCGCAGGAGCAGACCGACGTGGAGTCGTTCGCCGCGATGGAGCTGAGCGCCGACGGGTTCCGCAACTACCTCGGGAAGGGCAACCGGCTGCCGGCCGAGTACCTGCTGCTCGACCGGGCGAACCTGCTCACCCTGAGCGCCCCGGAGATGACGGTCCTCGTCGGCGGACTCCGCGCCCTGGGCGCGAACCACCAGGCGTCGCCGCTCGGTGTCCTCACCACGACTCCCGGGACGCTGACCAACGACTTCTTCGTCAACCTGCTCGACCTGGGCACGACGTGGAAGGCGACGTCCGAGGACGCGAACACGTTCGAGGGTCGCGACGCCGCCACGGGCGAGGTCAAGTGGACCGGCAGCCGCGCCGACCTCGTCTTCGGGTCGAACTCCGAGCTGCGGGCGCTCGCGGAGGTCTACGCGAGCGACGACGCGAAGGAGAAGTTCGTGAACGACTTCGTCAAGGCGTGGGACAAGGTGATGAACCTCGACCGGTTCGACCTGGCCTGA
- a CDS encoding Fur family transcriptional regulator produces MTASQTPTAAEELRGAGLRVTAARVALLETVRDGDHLDVETIAAGVRDRVGHVSLQAVYEALHALTAAGLLRRIEPAGSPARFEGRVGDNHHHIVCRSCGAVADVDCAVGHAPCLTADDDHGFTVDEAEVIYWGLCPACSTARSA; encoded by the coding sequence ATGACCGCATCCCAGACCCCGACCGCCGCCGAGGAGCTGCGCGGTGCCGGCCTGCGGGTGACGGCCGCCCGCGTCGCGCTGCTCGAGACCGTCCGGGACGGTGACCACCTGGACGTCGAGACGATCGCCGCCGGGGTGCGCGACCGCGTGGGTCACGTCTCCCTTCAAGCCGTGTACGAGGCCCTCCACGCGCTCACGGCGGCGGGACTCCTACGGCGCATCGAACCGGCCGGCAGCCCGGCCCGGTTCGAGGGACGCGTCGGCGACAACCACCACCACATCGTGTGCCGGTCGTGCGGCGCCGTCGCCGACGTCGACTGCGCGGTCGGCCACGCGCCCTGCCTGACCGCGGACGACGACCACGGCTTCACCGTCGACGAGGCCGAGGTCATCTACTGGGGCCTGTGCCCCGCCTGTTCCACCGCCCGTAGTGCCTGA
- a CDS encoding class I SAM-dependent methyltransferase, which produces MFTDADAAALYDLLNPWDGARHPGDAFYDGLVMTAHAVLDVGCGTGSMLRQARERGHRGRLVGLDPDPAALDRARRRTDIEWVAGVAADASWDREFDLATMAGNAFQYFVGDEELSTSLVAIRRALRDGGRFAFDTRNFQVRAWEEWKPSNASEVVDGNGRTLRVSHHVESVVDDVVTFAETTSAHDGTVLRIDRTSLRFLEVSKLGAFLSEAGFEIEAQYGGWQHEPVSDASRSIVTIARRT; this is translated from the coding sequence ATGTTCACCGATGCCGATGCTGCCGCCCTGTATGACCTGCTCAACCCGTGGGACGGGGCCCGCCACCCCGGCGACGCGTTCTACGACGGCCTGGTGATGACCGCGCATGCCGTGCTGGACGTGGGTTGCGGTACCGGCAGCATGTTGCGCCAAGCTCGTGAGCGTGGCCATCGTGGGAGGCTCGTCGGGCTGGACCCGGACCCGGCCGCGCTCGATCGGGCCCGGCGACGCACGGACATCGAGTGGGTCGCCGGTGTTGCGGCAGACGCGTCCTGGGACCGCGAGTTCGACCTGGCGACCATGGCCGGCAACGCCTTCCAGTACTTCGTGGGCGACGAGGAGTTGTCCACGTCGCTGGTCGCGATCCGGAGGGCGCTACGTGACGGCGGCCGGTTCGCGTTCGACACGCGCAACTTCCAGGTACGTGCATGGGAGGAGTGGAAGCCGTCGAACGCCAGCGAGGTGGTGGATGGAAACGGTCGTACGCTTCGCGTGTCACACCACGTCGAGTCGGTGGTCGACGATGTGGTGACGTTCGCCGAAACGACCAGCGCTCATGATGGCACCGTCCTGCGCATCGATCGGACGAGTCTGCGATTCCTGGAGGTGTCGAAGCTTGGCGCGTTCCTGAGCGAGGCGGGCTTCGAGATCGAGGCGCAGTACGGCGGCTGGCAGCATGAGCCTGTCTCCGATGCCAGCCGATCGATCGTCACGATCGCGCGCCGAACCTAG
- a CDS encoding TetR/AcrR family transcriptional regulator, producing MRRNPERRQTLIDAAIEVLAREGARGLTFRAVDAEAAVPPGTASNYFANRDDLFTQVGGRIYERLLPDEDTMARSREGVQDQTRYAELMHELVDRVSAFNSGYLALLELRLESTRRPELRAVLTKRIREDIDANIGHHAASGLPGDSTSVVLLYLALNWLIVERLTLPDIFTEQEIHELVDAAVRRSLNA from the coding sequence GTGCGGAGAAATCCCGAGCGGCGGCAGACGCTGATCGACGCGGCCATCGAGGTGCTGGCCAGGGAAGGAGCGCGGGGGCTGACCTTCCGGGCCGTCGATGCGGAGGCGGCTGTGCCCCCGGGCACGGCCTCCAACTACTTCGCCAACCGCGACGACCTGTTCACCCAGGTCGGCGGGCGCATCTACGAGCGGTTGCTGCCCGACGAGGACACGATGGCCCGCAGCCGGGAGGGCGTGCAGGACCAGACCCGCTATGCCGAGCTCATGCACGAGCTGGTGGATCGGGTCTCCGCCTTCAACTCCGGCTACCTCGCCCTGCTCGAGCTCCGGCTGGAGTCCACTCGGCGCCCCGAGCTGCGCGCCGTGCTGACCAAGCGCATCCGCGAGGACATCGACGCCAACATCGGCCACCACGCCGCCTCGGGTCTGCCCGGCGACTCGACCTCGGTGGTGCTCCTCTACCTCGCTCTGAACTGGCTCATCGTGGAGCGGCTGACACTGCCCGACATCTTCACCGAGCAGGAGATCCACGAACTGGTGGACGCCGCCGTGCGAAGGTCGCTGAATGCCTGA
- a CDS encoding dihydrofolate reductase family protein, with protein sequence MRKLVYYIAVSLDGYIAGPNAEFDFYPVSDQMAAWINARYPETLPTHVRKLVGLEGVPNKVFDTLVMGRGTYEPALDVPTTSPYSHLRQYVVSSTLTIDDPTVRVEAGDPVELVRRLKAEDTGMDIYLCGGGRLAASLLPEIDEIILKSYPVVAGAGIPMFSGQFSPTLFTPTRRESFDNGTQVTWLTRA encoded by the coding sequence ATGCGAAAGCTTGTCTACTACATCGCCGTCTCGCTCGACGGCTACATCGCGGGCCCCAACGCCGAGTTCGACTTCTACCCCGTGTCGGACCAGATGGCCGCCTGGATCAACGCCCGCTACCCCGAGACGCTCCCCACCCACGTCCGCAAGCTCGTCGGCCTGGAGGGCGTGCCCAACAAGGTCTTCGACACGCTGGTGATGGGCCGCGGCACCTACGAGCCGGCCCTGGACGTCCCCACCACCAGCCCGTACTCCCACCTGCGCCAGTACGTCGTCTCCAGCACGCTGACGATCGACGACCCCACGGTGCGGGTGGAGGCCGGCGACCCGGTCGAGCTCGTCCGGCGGCTGAAGGCCGAGGACACCGGCATGGACATCTACCTCTGCGGCGGCGGCAGGCTCGCCGCCTCCCTGCTCCCGGAGATCGACGAGATCATCCTCAAGAGCTACCCCGTCGTGGCGGGCGCGGGCATCCCCATGTTCTCCGGACAGTTCAGCCCCACCCTGTTCACCCCCACCCGGCGCGAGTCCTTCGACAACGGCACCCAGGTCACCTGGCTCACCAGGGCCTAG
- a CDS encoding dihydrodipicolinate synthase family protein: MPDPAGSAPSTPEAGAPRALRGVIPPVCTPMTPDHEVDAGSLTRLVDHLLAGGVDALFVLGSSSEVAYLPDAHRRVVLDTVVGHVAGQVPVLAGVIDMTTPRVLDHARSAVEAGVSGLVATAPFYTRTHPEEIRTHFRLIAARTGLPLYAYDLPVSVHTKLPAGLLLDLAAEGVLAGVKDSSGDDGGLREVILGRTPGFSVLTGSEVTVDSALWMGADGVVPGLGNVDPHGYVRLAACAGRGEWEAARQEQERLVRLFEIVRVGGARMGGSSSGLGAFKAALYLRGVIAHPVTAPPQIPLTDDEIGSVGKHLAAAGLL, encoded by the coding sequence ATGCCAGACCCCGCCGGATCCGCGCCGTCGACCCCCGAAGCCGGCGCGCCGAGGGCCCTGAGGGGGGTGATCCCCCCGGTGTGCACCCCGATGACCCCCGACCACGAGGTGGACGCCGGGTCGCTCACCCGGCTCGTCGACCACCTGCTTGCGGGCGGCGTCGACGCGCTGTTCGTGCTCGGCTCGTCCTCCGAGGTGGCCTACCTCCCGGACGCCCACCGTCGCGTGGTGCTGGACACCGTCGTGGGCCACGTGGCCGGGCAGGTCCCCGTGCTCGCCGGGGTGATCGACATGACGACGCCCCGCGTCCTCGACCACGCCCGGTCCGCCGTCGAGGCGGGCGTGTCCGGCCTGGTCGCCACCGCGCCCTTCTACACGCGTACGCACCCGGAGGAGATCCGCACCCACTTCCGGCTCATCGCGGCCCGGACCGGGCTGCCGCTGTACGCCTACGACCTGCCGGTGTCGGTCCACACCAAGCTCCCGGCCGGCCTGCTGCTGGACCTGGCCGCCGAGGGGGTGCTGGCCGGGGTCAAGGACTCCAGCGGCGACGACGGCGGCCTCCGGGAGGTCATCCTGGGCCGCACGCCGGGCTTCAGCGTGCTGACGGGCTCGGAGGTGACGGTCGACTCGGCCCTGTGGATGGGCGCCGACGGCGTGGTGCCGGGCCTCGGAAACGTCGACCCCCACGGCTACGTCCGGCTGGCCGCCTGCGCGGGCCGCGGCGAGTGGGAGGCGGCCCGCCAGGAACAGGAACGCCTGGTACGGCTCTTCGAGATCGTCCGGGTGGGAGGCGCGCGGATGGGCGGCAGCTCGTCGGGGCTCGGAGCCTTCAAGGCGGCGTTGTACCTGCGCGGCGTCATCGCCCACCCGGTCACGGCCCCGCCCCAGATTCCGTTGACCGACGACGAGATCGGCAGCGTCGGCAAGCACCTGGCCGCAGCCGGGCTCCTCTGA
- a CDS encoding oligopeptide/dipeptide ABC transporter ATP-binding protein, producing MNIVLELKDAHVVHRARTGGLFSRDRVHALTGADLTVAPGETVGVVGESGCGKSTLARVLVGLQRPTSGSVSLHGRDLWAMKDAERRDLVGAGVGMVFQDPSTALNRRLPVRQVLRDPLDVHRRGTPAERDARVRELLGLVGLPASVADALPGQLSGGQRQRVAVARALALEPALLVADEPTSALDVSVRAQILNLLLGLKERLGLAMVFVSHDIQTVRRMSDRVVSMYLGRIVEQAPARVVPLRARHPYTRALFSATPGLISPITPIPLTGAVPSATRPPSGCPFRTRCWRADDACAAAWPAATADGDDHLFHCHHPVAAGATDLDLIQERS from the coding sequence GTGAACATCGTGCTTGAGCTCAAGGACGCCCACGTCGTCCACAGGGCGCGCACGGGCGGGCTGTTCTCCCGCGACCGCGTCCACGCCCTGACCGGCGCGGACCTGACCGTCGCCCCCGGCGAGACCGTCGGCGTCGTGGGGGAGTCCGGCTGCGGCAAGTCCACCCTGGCCCGGGTCCTCGTCGGGCTGCAACGGCCCACGTCGGGCAGCGTGAGCCTGCACGGCCGCGACCTGTGGGCCATGAAGGACGCCGAACGCCGAGACCTCGTCGGCGCCGGCGTCGGCATGGTGTTCCAGGACCCGTCCACGGCGCTCAACCGCCGGCTGCCCGTCCGGCAGGTCCTGCGCGACCCCCTCGACGTGCACCGGCGCGGCACGCCCGCCGAGCGCGACGCCCGCGTCCGCGAGCTGCTCGGCCTCGTCGGGCTGCCCGCCTCCGTCGCCGACGCGCTGCCCGGCCAACTGTCCGGAGGCCAGCGCCAGCGCGTCGCCGTCGCCCGCGCTCTCGCGCTGGAGCCCGCCCTGCTCGTCGCCGACGAGCCGACCAGCGCTCTCGACGTATCGGTGCGCGCGCAGATCCTCAACCTCCTGCTCGGCCTCAAGGAACGGCTCGGCCTGGCCATGGTGTTCGTCTCCCACGACATCCAGACGGTCAGGCGGATGAGCGACCGGGTGGTCAGCATGTACCTGGGGCGGATCGTGGAGCAGGCGCCGGCCCGGGTCGTGCCCCTGCGAGCCCGGCACCCGTACACCCGGGCCCTGTTCTCGGCGACGCCCGGCCTGATCTCGCCGATCACCCCGATCCCGCTCACCGGCGCCGTGCCCTCGGCCACCCGGCCGCCCAGCGGCTGCCCGTTCCGCACCCGCTGCTGGCGCGCCGACGACGCGTGCGCGGCGGCCTGGCCCGCCGCGACTGCCGACGGCGACGACCACCTCTTCCACTGCCACCACCCGGTGGCGGCGGGAGCGACCGACCTCGACCTGATCCAGGAGCGCTCGTGA